A section of the Saccopteryx leptura isolate mSacLep1 chromosome 6, mSacLep1_pri_phased_curated, whole genome shotgun sequence genome encodes:
- the DUOXA2 gene encoding dual oxidase maturation factor 2 codes for MTLFDGELPFYPQPRHAAGFSVPLLIVIVVFLALATSFLLILPGIRGHSRWFWLVRVLLSLFIGAEIVAVHFSAEWSVGRVSTNTSYKAFSAARVRAHVGLHVGLEGINITLTGIPVQQLNETIDYNEQFSWRLGEDYAEEYTEALAKGLPDPVLYLAEKFTPSSPCGLYRQYRLAGHYASATLWVAFCLWLLSNALLVMPVPLYGGLALLATGAFALFSVFAFASISSVPLCPLRLGPSALTSHYGAAFWVTLATGVLCLFLGGAVVSLHYARPSALRAFLDRSVKNYGNQARGGSPIHFNNPLPKQFEASDLTVSTNL; via the exons ATGACTCTCTTCGATGGCGAGCTGCCTTTCTACCCCCAGCCCCGGCACGCCGCAGGCTTCAGCGTCCCGCTGCTCATCGTCATTGTGGTGTTCTTGGCCTTGGCTACTAGCTTCTTGCTCATCTTGCCCGGGATTCGTGGCCACTCG CGCTGGTTCTGGCTGGTGAGAGTTCTCCTCAGTCTGTTCATAGGCGCAGAAATCGTGG CCGTGCACTTCAGCGCAGAATGGTCAGTGGGTAGAGTGAGCACCAACACATCCTACAAGGCGTTCAGCGCAGCCCGCGTCCGAGCCCACGTCGGTCTGCATGTGGGCCTGGAGGGAATTAACATTACACTCACAG GGATCCCAGTGCAGCAGCTGAACGAGACCATCGACTACAACGAACAGTTCAGCTGGCGTCTGGGCGAGGACTACGCCGAGGAGTACACGGAGGCGCTGGCGAAGGGGCTGCCGGATCCGGTTCTCTACTTGGCGGAGAAGTTCACCCCGAGCAGCCCTTGCGGGCTCTACCGCCAGTACCGCCTGGCGGGACACTACGCTTCAGCCACCCTGTG GGTGGCGTTCTGCCTCTGGCTCCTGTCGAACGCGCTGCTCGTCATGCCGGTCCCGCTCTACGGGGGCCTGGCGCTCCTGGCCACCGGCGCCTTCGCGCTCTTCTCGGTCTTCGCCTTCGCCTCCATCTCCAGTGTGCCGCTCTGCCCGCTCCGTCTCGGCCCCTCTGCGCTCACCAGTCACTACGGGGCCGCCTTTTGGGTCACGCTGGCCACCG GCGTCCTGTGCCTCTTCCTCGGAGGGGCGGTGGTGAGTCTCCACTACGCTCGTCCCAGCGCTCTTCGCGCCTTCTTGGACCGAAGCGTCAAGAACTACGGTAACCAGGCGAGAGGGGGCTCGCCTATCCACTTCAACAACCCATTACCCAAGCAGTTCGAGGCCTCGGATTTAACAGTCAGTACTAACCTGTGA